One segment of Neodiprion fabricii isolate iyNeoFabr1 chromosome 1, iyNeoFabr1.1, whole genome shotgun sequence DNA contains the following:
- the LOC124174395 gene encoding outer mitochondrial transmembrane helix translocase translates to MNMADGAFSRSEIVGLVVRLSVVTAITYISIRCLMNQLDPTTKSKKKAKKKAQEHLRRLGMTENVSLAIDQLTDYEMMIASHLVDPNDITISWEDIAGLENVIQELRETVILPIQRKDLFADSQLTQAPKGVLLHGPPGCGKTLIAKATAKEAGTRFINLDVSILTDKWYGESQKLASAVFTLAVKLQPCIIFIDEIDSFLRMRNTHDHEATAMMKAQFMSLWDGLITDPTCTVIIMGATNRPQDLDKAILRRMPATFHISMPNVAQRAQVLKLILEKEPMAEEVDIASLSIMTDGFSGSDLRELCRNASVYRVRDFVRHHAPAANASAGTSTDDEEYHDALRPITMEDLVISVHKMRDSKVHTGTLNAVKLDLD, encoded by the exons ATGAATATGGCGGATGGAGCATTTAGTCGAAGTGAAATTGTGGGGCTCGTAGTGAGATTATCGGTCGTTACGGCTATTACCTACATCAGCATCAGATGTTTGATGAACCAACTCGATCCAACAACCAAATCAAAGAAGAAGGCGAAAAAGAAG GCTCAGGAACATCTACGTAGATTGGGAATGACAGAAAATGTTTCTTTAGCTATCGATCAGCTAACAGATTATGAGATGATGATTGCTAGTCACCTGGTGGATCCCAACGATATTACGATATCCTGGGAAGATATAGCAGGACTAGAAAATGTGAtccaggaactcagagaaACTGTTATACTGCCAATACAGCGAAAAGACCTTTTTGCTGATTCACAACTGACCCAAGCACCGAAG GGTGTGTTGCTACATGGTCCACCTGGGTGTGGAAAAACTCTGATTGCAAAGGCAACTGCTAAAGAAGCTGGAACACGATTCATAAATTTAGATGTGAGCATTTTGACTGACAAGTGGTATGGAGAAAGTCAAAAGTTGGCTTCTGCTGTTTTTACATTGGCTGTAAAACTTCAGCCATGCATCATCTTCATTGATGAAATTG ATTCATTCCTTCGAATGCGCAACACACATGATCACGAAGCTACAGCAATGATGAAAGCACAGTTTATGTCACTATGGGATGGACTTATCACAGACCCAACATGTACCGTGATTATTATGGGAGCTACAAATAGACCACAAGATCTCGACAAGGCTATTCTGAGGCGTATGCCTGCGACGTTTCACATTAGCATGCCT AATGTTGCACAACGGGCCCAAGTCCTAAAATTGATTCTTGAGAAGGAACCAATGGCGGAAGAGGTTGATATAGCCAGTTTGAGCATAATGACCGATGGCTTTTCTGGTTCAGACTTACGAGAGCTCTGCCGAAACGCATCTGTCTATCGTGTCAGAGACTTCGTTCGTCATCATGC ACCCGCAGCCAATGCATCTGCTGGTACGAGTACGGATGATGAAGAATATCATGACGCTCTGCGCCCCATTACAATGGAAGATCTTGTGATTTCCGTGCATAAAATGAGGGACTCCAAAGTGCATACGGGGACTCTTAATGCTGTTAAACTTGATTTAGATTAG
- the LOC124176915 gene encoding uncharacterized protein LOC124176915 isoform X1, whose protein sequence is MTTPVLSKKQQKKALSGKKAPVKGLRNVLAQPYEFCWPILRTDIGDLKTLLETTMPAIRRPPLNLPWSHLGRMKKAERQAAMEEARRKLDTPLPDQNMLNSIVIGVNEVTRLLERDDACCVVLESNVEPMLLIKHIVTMADLKIIPVILVPFLKSVMLETIGFACAAIALKKMVAQSEYHHFHLLYKKVFELSTNFPRNRPLKLELQKPIDSNSFIDENIMNVENSHHKHTAHSDKPFTLSTDVYKYRDSQKQRVFVPESSNTSDIVTESSDSNYISIGRDIDFAMNDVVCIKNKLKTRYVDIHENKRMDLSNLKGGSSQLDEYMSLDPDARLCGSPVDQVCEMHNDSSCERKSKILGMSQEISMNFKSDKTHVKSEKFSENVRYKSLKVKRIQGNFKRVKATKLPKKNKK, encoded by the exons ATGACTACGCCGGTCTTATCAAagaagcaacaaaaaaaagcaTTATCCGGAAAGAAAGCTCCGGTTAAAGGGTTGAGAAATGTCTTGGCCCAACCTTACGAATTTTGTtg GCCAATTCTAAGAACCGACATTGGGGATTTAAAAACTTTGCTGGAAAC AACCATGCCAGCCATCAGACGACCACCACTCAATCTACCATGGTCACATTTGGGCAGGATGAAAAAGGCGGAAAGACAAGCAGCCATGGAGGAAGCACGAAGAAAACTGGACACACCTCTACCAGATCAGAATATGCT CAACAGCATCGTCATCGGTGTTAACGAAGTTACACGATTATTGGAAAGAGATGATGCATGTTGTGTAGTACTGGAATCTAATGTCGAGCCAATGCTTCTCATAAAGCACATTGTTACCATGGCAGACTTGAAAATTATCCCAGTAATTCTTGTCCCTTTTCTGAAAAGTGTGATGCTAGAAACAATTGGATTTGCTTGTGCTGCTATTGCTTTAAAG aagATGGTAGCCCAGTCAGAATATCATCATTTCCATcttttgtacaaaaaagtaTTTGAATTGTCAACAAACTTCCCCAGGAATCGACCGCTCAAATTGGAGCTCCAAAAACCCATTGATAGCAATTCATTCatagatgaaaatattatgaatgttgaaaattctCACCATAAACACACTGCACATTCTGATAAACCGTTTACTCTGTCAACTGATGTATATAAGTACAGAGATTCACAGAAACAGAGGGTATTTGTACCTGAAAGTTCAAATACATCTGATATTGTTACAGAAAGTTCAGACAGTAATTATATAAGCATAGGCAGAGATATAGATTTTGCAATGAATGATGttgtttgtataaaaaataaactgaaaacTAGGTATGTCGATATACACGAGAATAAAAGGATGGAcctttcaaatttgaaaggTGGTAGTTCACAGCTAGATGAATACATGTCCCTGGACCCTGATGCAAGGTTATGTGGATCACCAGTTGATCAAGTGTGTGAAATGCACAATGATTCCTCatgtgaaagaaaatctaaaattCTAGGTATGAGTCAAGAGATCTCAATGAATTTCAAGAGTGATAAGACACATGTAAAATCCGAGAAATTCAGTGAAAACGTCAGGTATAAGTCGCTCAAAGTTAAACGAATTCAGGGAAACTTTAAACGAGTTAAAGCAACTAAGCTGcctaagaaaaataagaaataa
- the LOC124176915 gene encoding uncharacterized protein LOC124176915 isoform X2, with protein MTTPVLSKKQQKKALSGKKAPVKGLRNVLAQPYEFCWPILRTDIGDLKTLLETTMPAIRRPPLNLPWSHLGRMKKAERQAAMEEARRKLDTPLPDQNMLNSIVIGVNEVTRLLERDDACCVVLESNVEPMLLIKHIVTMADLKIIPVILVPFLKSVMLETIGFACAAIALKMVAQSEYHHFHLLYKKVFELSTNFPRNRPLKLELQKPIDSNSFIDENIMNVENSHHKHTAHSDKPFTLSTDVYKYRDSQKQRVFVPESSNTSDIVTESSDSNYISIGRDIDFAMNDVVCIKNKLKTRYVDIHENKRMDLSNLKGGSSQLDEYMSLDPDARLCGSPVDQVCEMHNDSSCERKSKILGMSQEISMNFKSDKTHVKSEKFSENVRYKSLKVKRIQGNFKRVKATKLPKKNKK; from the exons ATGACTACGCCGGTCTTATCAAagaagcaacaaaaaaaagcaTTATCCGGAAAGAAAGCTCCGGTTAAAGGGTTGAGAAATGTCTTGGCCCAACCTTACGAATTTTGTtg GCCAATTCTAAGAACCGACATTGGGGATTTAAAAACTTTGCTGGAAAC AACCATGCCAGCCATCAGACGACCACCACTCAATCTACCATGGTCACATTTGGGCAGGATGAAAAAGGCGGAAAGACAAGCAGCCATGGAGGAAGCACGAAGAAAACTGGACACACCTCTACCAGATCAGAATATGCT CAACAGCATCGTCATCGGTGTTAACGAAGTTACACGATTATTGGAAAGAGATGATGCATGTTGTGTAGTACTGGAATCTAATGTCGAGCCAATGCTTCTCATAAAGCACATTGTTACCATGGCAGACTTGAAAATTATCCCAGTAATTCTTGTCCCTTTTCTGAAAAGTGTGATGCTAGAAACAATTGGATTTGCTTGTGCTGCTATTGCTTTAAAG ATGGTAGCCCAGTCAGAATATCATCATTTCCATcttttgtacaaaaaagtaTTTGAATTGTCAACAAACTTCCCCAGGAATCGACCGCTCAAATTGGAGCTCCAAAAACCCATTGATAGCAATTCATTCatagatgaaaatattatgaatgttgaaaattctCACCATAAACACACTGCACATTCTGATAAACCGTTTACTCTGTCAACTGATGTATATAAGTACAGAGATTCACAGAAACAGAGGGTATTTGTACCTGAAAGTTCAAATACATCTGATATTGTTACAGAAAGTTCAGACAGTAATTATATAAGCATAGGCAGAGATATAGATTTTGCAATGAATGATGttgtttgtataaaaaataaactgaaaacTAGGTATGTCGATATACACGAGAATAAAAGGATGGAcctttcaaatttgaaaggTGGTAGTTCACAGCTAGATGAATACATGTCCCTGGACCCTGATGCAAGGTTATGTGGATCACCAGTTGATCAAGTGTGTGAAATGCACAATGATTCCTCatgtgaaagaaaatctaaaattCTAGGTATGAGTCAAGAGATCTCAATGAATTTCAAGAGTGATAAGACACATGTAAAATCCGAGAAATTCAGTGAAAACGTCAGGTATAAGTCGCTCAAAGTTAAACGAATTCAGGGAAACTTTAAACGAGTTAAAGCAACTAAGCTGcctaagaaaaataagaaataa
- the LOC124176915 gene encoding uncharacterized protein LOC124176915 isoform X3: protein MPAIRRPPLNLPWSHLGRMKKAERQAAMEEARRKLDTPLPDQNMLNSIVIGVNEVTRLLERDDACCVVLESNVEPMLLIKHIVTMADLKIIPVILVPFLKSVMLETIGFACAAIALKKMVAQSEYHHFHLLYKKVFELSTNFPRNRPLKLELQKPIDSNSFIDENIMNVENSHHKHTAHSDKPFTLSTDVYKYRDSQKQRVFVPESSNTSDIVTESSDSNYISIGRDIDFAMNDVVCIKNKLKTRYVDIHENKRMDLSNLKGGSSQLDEYMSLDPDARLCGSPVDQVCEMHNDSSCERKSKILGMSQEISMNFKSDKTHVKSEKFSENVRYKSLKVKRIQGNFKRVKATKLPKKNKK from the exons ATGCCAGCCATCAGACGACCACCACTCAATCTACCATGGTCACATTTGGGCAGGATGAAAAAGGCGGAAAGACAAGCAGCCATGGAGGAAGCACGAAGAAAACTGGACACACCTCTACCAGATCAGAATATGCT CAACAGCATCGTCATCGGTGTTAACGAAGTTACACGATTATTGGAAAGAGATGATGCATGTTGTGTAGTACTGGAATCTAATGTCGAGCCAATGCTTCTCATAAAGCACATTGTTACCATGGCAGACTTGAAAATTATCCCAGTAATTCTTGTCCCTTTTCTGAAAAGTGTGATGCTAGAAACAATTGGATTTGCTTGTGCTGCTATTGCTTTAAAG aagATGGTAGCCCAGTCAGAATATCATCATTTCCATcttttgtacaaaaaagtaTTTGAATTGTCAACAAACTTCCCCAGGAATCGACCGCTCAAATTGGAGCTCCAAAAACCCATTGATAGCAATTCATTCatagatgaaaatattatgaatgttgaaaattctCACCATAAACACACTGCACATTCTGATAAACCGTTTACTCTGTCAACTGATGTATATAAGTACAGAGATTCACAGAAACAGAGGGTATTTGTACCTGAAAGTTCAAATACATCTGATATTGTTACAGAAAGTTCAGACAGTAATTATATAAGCATAGGCAGAGATATAGATTTTGCAATGAATGATGttgtttgtataaaaaataaactgaaaacTAGGTATGTCGATATACACGAGAATAAAAGGATGGAcctttcaaatttgaaaggTGGTAGTTCACAGCTAGATGAATACATGTCCCTGGACCCTGATGCAAGGTTATGTGGATCACCAGTTGATCAAGTGTGTGAAATGCACAATGATTCCTCatgtgaaagaaaatctaaaattCTAGGTATGAGTCAAGAGATCTCAATGAATTTCAAGAGTGATAAGACACATGTAAAATCCGAGAAATTCAGTGAAAACGTCAGGTATAAGTCGCTCAAAGTTAAACGAATTCAGGGAAACTTTAAACGAGTTAAAGCAACTAAGCTGcctaagaaaaataagaaataa